From Phenylobacterium montanum, the proteins below share one genomic window:
- a CDS encoding M50 family metallopeptidase: MTWLPVISLIITVHELGHFWMARAFGIAVERFSLGFGRAIVSWRDKAGIEWRIGWIPMGGYVRFAGDDNAASVPDETDLKALKAEIIATEGPGAELRYFAFKPVWQRALVAAAGPCANFILAIAIFAVLLGSLGEYVTMPKVDQVVPGSAAERAGFKAGDLILQANAHRIDSFEDLASYVMVRGDAPIAFTVERGGQRLQLTATPAERLETKGINAGRHVGSLGVVAPHSRDAYRHLTYGPAAAVAGGVHETWDIVSTTSYYIGRLVTGQVSADQLGGPLRTAQLSGAVATAAAHSERDLPTKAFAVLVGLAQLAAFISVSIGFVNLLPIPVLDGGHLVFYAYEAVARRPLAEPVQTASYRVGLALLLGLMLFATTNDLHHSSVFQFLGGLFS, encoded by the coding sequence GTGACATGGTTGCCGGTGATCTCGCTGATCATCACCGTGCACGAACTCGGCCATTTCTGGATGGCGCGAGCCTTCGGCATCGCCGTCGAACGCTTCTCGCTTGGGTTTGGCCGCGCCATCGTCTCCTGGCGCGACAAGGCCGGCATCGAGTGGCGGATCGGCTGGATCCCCATGGGCGGCTATGTCCGCTTCGCCGGCGACGACAACGCCGCCAGCGTGCCGGACGAGACCGACCTGAAGGCGCTGAAGGCCGAGATCATCGCCACGGAAGGCCCCGGGGCCGAGCTGCGCTATTTCGCCTTCAAGCCGGTCTGGCAGCGCGCCCTGGTGGCGGCGGCAGGGCCATGCGCCAACTTCATCCTGGCGATAGCGATCTTCGCCGTGCTGCTGGGCTCGCTGGGCGAATATGTCACCATGCCCAAGGTCGACCAGGTGGTCCCCGGAAGCGCCGCCGAGCGCGCCGGCTTCAAGGCCGGCGACCTGATCCTCCAGGCCAACGCCCACCGAATCGACAGTTTCGAAGACCTGGCGAGCTACGTGATGGTGCGCGGCGACGCGCCGATCGCCTTCACGGTCGAGCGCGGGGGCCAGCGCCTTCAACTCACTGCGACGCCGGCGGAGCGGCTGGAGACCAAGGGAATCAACGCGGGCCGCCACGTTGGCTCGCTGGGCGTGGTCGCGCCGCATAGCCGCGACGCTTACCGCCACCTGACCTATGGCCCTGCGGCCGCGGTCGCCGGCGGCGTCCACGAGACCTGGGACATCGTCTCGACCACGAGCTACTACATCGGCCGCCTGGTGACCGGACAGGTCTCGGCCGACCAGCTCGGCGGGCCGCTGCGCACGGCGCAGCTGTCGGGTGCGGTGGCGACGGCCGCGGCGCACAGCGAGCGGGACCTGCCGACCAAGGCCTTCGCCGTGCTGGTGGGCCTGGCCCAGCTGGCGGCGTTCATCTCGGTCAGCATCGGCTTCGTCAACCTCTTGCCGATCCCCGTGCTGGATGGGGGGCATCTCGTATTCTACGCCTATGAGGCGGTGGCCCGACGGCCCTTGGCCGAGCCGGTGCAGACGGCGAGTTATCGGGTGGGGCTTGCCTTACTGCTCGGTTTGATGTTGTTCGCCACGACCAACGATCTGCACCACAGCAGCGTGTTTCAATTTCTCGGTGGCCTGTTCTCTTGA
- the lpxD gene encoding UDP-3-O-(3-hydroxymyristoyl)glucosamine N-acyltransferase, with amino-acid sequence MPDFRFFEPLGPLALGDLAKAVGAECPEAAAGLSIEGVAPLDRAGSQEVAFFADRRYAEALGATRAGACFVAPAHAERLPKACVALVTPEPQIAYVRACNALHRARLIPPCDSFVHPSAVLEEGVLLAPGAVVGPEAHIGRGTRIGANSVIGVGVTIGRDCEIGANVTVGFALIGDRVRLLAGARIGEAGFGVAGGREGAVDIPQLGRVILQDGVSVGVNSCIDRGAWDDTVIGENTKLDNLVQIAHNCRLGRNVLAAAHTGISGSTVVGDGARFGGRAGIADHVNIGAGATVLASGGVMRDIPAGEAWGGIPAMPARQWFRQVAALTKLAQGRSRDGRNEHE; translated from the coding sequence ATGCCGGATTTCCGTTTCTTCGAACCCCTCGGCCCTTTGGCGCTGGGCGACCTCGCCAAGGCGGTCGGCGCCGAATGCCCTGAGGCTGCGGCCGGTCTCTCTATAGAGGGCGTGGCGCCGCTGGACCGCGCCGGATCGCAGGAGGTCGCCTTCTTCGCTGACCGCCGCTACGCCGAGGCCCTTGGGGCTACGCGCGCTGGCGCCTGCTTTGTCGCCCCGGCGCACGCCGAGCGCCTGCCCAAGGCCTGCGTGGCCCTGGTCACCCCGGAACCGCAGATCGCCTATGTGCGGGCCTGCAACGCCCTGCACCGCGCCCGCCTGATTCCGCCCTGCGACAGCTTCGTGCACCCGAGCGCGGTGCTGGAGGAGGGGGTTCTGCTGGCCCCCGGCGCGGTCGTCGGGCCCGAAGCCCATATCGGCCGCGGGACCCGGATCGGCGCCAACAGCGTGATCGGCGTCGGCGTCACGATCGGCCGCGATTGTGAGATCGGGGCCAATGTCACGGTCGGTTTCGCCCTGATCGGCGATCGGGTGCGCCTGCTGGCCGGCGCTCGGATCGGCGAGGCCGGCTTCGGCGTCGCCGGCGGCCGCGAAGGGGCGGTGGACATTCCCCAGCTCGGCCGGGTGATCCTGCAGGACGGGGTCAGCGTCGGGGTCAACAGCTGCATCGACCGCGGCGCCTGGGACGACACGGTGATCGGCGAGAACACCAAGCTCGATAACCTGGTGCAGATCGCCCACAACTGCCGCCTGGGCCGCAACGTCCTGGCCGCCGCCCATACGGGGATTTCCGGCAGCACCGTGGTCGGCGACGGCGCCCGATTTGGGGGACGGGCGGGAATCGCCGATCATGTGAACATCGGGGCGGGGGCCACGGTGCTGGCCTCGGGCGGGGTGATGCGGGACATTCCCGCCGGTGAGGCCTGGGGCGGTATCCCGGCCATGCCCGCCCGCCAATGGTTCCGTCAGGTCGCCGCGCTGACGAAGCTGGCCCAGGGACGCAGCCGCGATGGACGCAACGAACATGAATGA
- the uppS gene encoding polyprenyl diphosphate synthase, whose amino-acid sequence MPPMSPPQGAKSAAKAASQASSDASAWRPIHVAIIMDGNGRWAKARGLPRALGHRSGVNALKRTVEAAPKAGIDRLTVFGFSTENWRRPIAEVAELMNLLKSYVESDLDRLEREGVRLRVIGRRTGLAPDILEIIERAERRTTKNDQFLLQVAFNYGGQADIADAARRLAEQVKAGTLEPDRIDETAFERELSTADAGAPDLIIRTSGEKRLSNFLLWEAAYAELVFQDVLWPDYGPAHLTAAVEEFRRRDRRYGGTGVDDVLATA is encoded by the coding sequence ATTCCTCCCATGTCGCCGCCCCAGGGCGCCAAGTCAGCCGCCAAGGCCGCCAGCCAAGCTTCCTCCGACGCGAGCGCTTGGCGGCCGATCCATGTGGCGATCATCATGGACGGCAACGGCCGCTGGGCGAAGGCGAGGGGGCTGCCGCGCGCGCTCGGCCATCGCTCAGGCGTCAACGCCCTGAAGCGGACGGTGGAGGCGGCGCCCAAGGCCGGTATCGACCGGCTGACCGTGTTCGGATTCTCCACCGAGAACTGGCGCCGGCCGATCGCCGAGGTGGCCGAACTGATGAACCTCTTGAAGAGCTATGTCGAAAGCGACCTCGACCGGCTGGAGCGGGAGGGGGTGCGCCTCAGGGTGATCGGCCGCCGCACCGGCCTGGCCCCGGACATCCTGGAGATCATCGAGCGGGCCGAGCGGCGGACGACCAAGAACGACCAGTTCCTGCTGCAGGTGGCCTTCAACTATGGCGGCCAGGCCGACATCGCCGACGCTGCGCGACGCCTGGCCGAGCAGGTCAAGGCAGGGACGCTGGAGCCGGATCGGATCGACGAGACTGCCTTCGAGCGAGAGCTCTCTACCGCGGACGCCGGCGCGCCGGACCTGATCATCCGCACCAGCGGGGAAAAGAGGCTGTCCAACTTCCTGCTCTGGGAAGCGGCCTATGCCGAACTGGTTTTCCAGGACGTGCTGTGGCCCGACTATGGCCCCGCCCACCTGACGGCGGCGGTCGAGGAATTCCGGCGGCGCGACCGGCGCTACGGCGGAACTGGTGTCGATGACGTCCTCGCGACCGCCTAA
- the dxr gene encoding 1-deoxy-D-xylulose-5-phosphate reductoisomerase: MGALTKRRVTILGSTGSIGVSTLSLFDEATRQGTAEVEIVALVGGRNVELLAEQARTWRPARVVIADESLYQPLKERLNGAGEGIEIAAGTEAVIAAAEMPTDWVMSAIVGSAGLAPTLAAARKGAVIALANKESLVCAGPTLLETARAAGGHVIPVDSEHSAIFQSLQTACAHRVARLILTASGGPFREWTLQDMAGATPEQAVAHPNWSMGAKISIDSATMMNKGLEMIEAAYLFDTPPERIDVLVHPQSIIHSMVEYEDGSTLAQLGPPDMRAPIACAFAWPDRLPWPAPRLDLAAIGSLTFAEPDPIRFPAIGIARQALTAGGLAPAAMNAANETAVAAFLDRRIGFLDIAATVSETLERMEAVGDLGAGAAGDILENAMTTDRSARRVAGDIVAGLGAAR, from the coding sequence GTGGGCGCATTGACCAAGCGACGTGTGACAATTCTGGGCTCGACCGGCTCGATCGGCGTATCGACCCTGAGCCTGTTCGACGAGGCGACCCGACAGGGCACGGCCGAGGTCGAGATCGTCGCCCTGGTCGGCGGCCGCAATGTCGAGCTTTTGGCCGAGCAGGCCAGGACCTGGCGGCCCGCGCGGGTGGTGATCGCCGATGAGAGCCTTTACCAGCCGCTGAAGGAACGCCTGAACGGCGCGGGCGAGGGGATCGAGATCGCGGCGGGGACCGAGGCGGTGATCGCCGCCGCCGAAATGCCGACCGATTGGGTGATGTCCGCCATCGTCGGCTCGGCGGGCCTGGCGCCCACCCTGGCGGCGGCGCGAAAGGGAGCGGTGATCGCCCTGGCCAACAAGGAAAGCCTAGTCTGCGCCGGCCCGACCCTTCTGGAAACGGCCCGGGCGGCTGGGGGGCACGTGATTCCGGTGGATTCCGAGCATTCGGCCATCTTCCAGTCGCTGCAGACGGCCTGCGCCCACCGCGTGGCGCGGCTGATCCTGACCGCCTCGGGCGGGCCGTTCCGGGAGTGGACCCTGCAGGACATGGCCGGCGCCACGCCTGAGCAGGCGGTGGCCCATCCCAACTGGAGCATGGGCGCCAAGATTTCGATCGATTCGGCCACCATGATGAACAAGGGCCTGGAGATGATCGAGGCCGCCTACCTGTTCGACACCCCGCCGGAGCGCATCGACGTCTTGGTCCATCCCCAGTCCATCATCCACAGCATGGTCGAGTACGAGGATGGATCGACCCTGGCCCAGCTGGGGCCGCCGGACATGCGCGCGCCGATCGCCTGCGCCTTTGCCTGGCCCGACCGGCTGCCCTGGCCGGCGCCCAGGCTGGACCTGGCCGCCATCGGCTCCCTGACCTTCGCCGAGCCGGATCCGATCCGTTTCCCGGCCATCGGCATAGCGCGGCAGGCCCTGACCGCCGGCGGCCTGGCGCCTGCGGCGATGAACGCGGCCAATGAGACCGCGGTGGCGGCCTTCCTTGACCGGCGCATCGGCTTTCTCGATATTGCCGCGACCGTTTCCGAGACGCTGGAGCGCATGGAGGCGGTTGGCGATCTGGGCGCGGGGGCGGCCGGCGACATATTGGAGAACGCCATGACCACCGACAGATCCGCGCGCCGCGTGGCCGGCGACATCGTCGCGGGTCTCGGCGCCGCCCGCTAG
- a CDS encoding OmpH family outer membrane protein has product MSTIALAGQASAQAAKKAAAPAPAAAPAAAPALQFGPAIPGACVLSNERYLLESAVGKFVVQRLNQLKSQSDTELNAEAQTLQADANALQGKKATLPPDQFEQQGAAINLRYNALQRKAQQREAEINETQKKALGREEQEAMPVIRQAFVAHNCTILFNSGAVMAASPSMDLTQSVIQGLDAKITQFQFDREHLEQNQAAPAR; this is encoded by the coding sequence GTGAGCACAATCGCCCTGGCCGGCCAGGCCTCGGCCCAGGCCGCCAAAAAGGCCGCCGCACCGGCTCCAGCCGCCGCGCCTGCGGCTGCGCCGGCCCTGCAGTTCGGACCTGCGATCCCCGGCGCGTGCGTGCTCAGCAACGAGCGCTATCTTCTCGAATCCGCGGTCGGCAAGTTTGTCGTCCAGCGCCTGAATCAGCTGAAGTCGCAGTCCGACACCGAGCTGAACGCCGAGGCGCAGACCCTCCAGGCCGACGCCAACGCGCTGCAGGGCAAGAAAGCGACTCTGCCGCCTGACCAGTTCGAGCAGCAAGGCGCCGCCATCAACCTGCGCTACAACGCCCTGCAGCGGAAGGCTCAGCAGCGCGAAGCCGAAATCAACGAGACGCAGAAGAAGGCGCTCGGCCGGGAAGAGCAGGAGGCCATGCCGGTCATCCGCCAAGCCTTCGTCGCGCACAACTGCACGATCCTGTTCAATTCCGGCGCGGTGATGGCCGCGAGCCCGTCCATGGACCTGACCCAGTCGGTCATCCAGGGCCTGGACGCCAAGATCACCCAGTTCCAGTTCGACCGCGAGCACCTGGAGCAGAACCAGGCGGCGCCGGCCCGCTAA
- a CDS encoding phosphatidate cytidylyltransferase: MTSSRPPKRFDWTNLRIRALSATVLICAVVGVIFSPWSWLFLTMIAVGVAFLAIEWGAMAAPEAPARAAVVVAVAILAPVFLTYMQRFALAWITIVVLALGAGVVAKTLRLKAGDIAYGVIYLGPPCMALSWLRTMPNPISWTILTFSVTWCADISAFAVGSALKGPKLWPRLSPNKTWSGFFGGLIGAMIAAVATAAFSTAKLSLPAAAVIGLVGGFATMAGDLWESMLKRNYGVKDSGDLIPGHGGLLDRVDGLMFAVMSIAGARLIYQAGWAH; the protein is encoded by the coding sequence ATGACGTCCTCGCGACCGCCTAAACGGTTCGACTGGACCAATCTGCGCATCAGGGCCCTCTCGGCGACGGTCCTGATCTGCGCCGTCGTCGGGGTGATCTTTTCGCCGTGGAGCTGGCTGTTCCTGACCATGATCGCGGTCGGGGTGGCCTTCCTGGCCATAGAGTGGGGCGCCATGGCCGCGCCGGAAGCGCCCGCCCGGGCGGCGGTGGTGGTCGCGGTGGCGATTCTGGCGCCCGTGTTCCTGACCTATATGCAGCGCTTCGCCCTGGCCTGGATCACCATCGTGGTGCTGGCCCTGGGCGCGGGCGTGGTCGCCAAGACCCTGCGGCTGAAGGCGGGGGACATCGCCTATGGTGTGATCTATCTGGGCCCGCCCTGCATGGCGCTCTCCTGGCTGCGCACCATGCCCAACCCGATCAGCTGGACGATTCTCACCTTTTCGGTCACCTGGTGCGCCGACATCTCCGCCTTCGCCGTCGGCAGCGCCTTAAAAGGGCCAAAGCTTTGGCCTCGTTTGTCGCCGAACAAGACCTGGTCGGGATTCTTCGGTGGACTGATCGGGGCTATGATTGCAGCGGTGGCGACGGCGGCCTTCTCCACCGCTAAACTCAGCCTGCCTGCTGCGGCGGTGATCGGCCTGGTCGGGGGATTTGCGACCATGGCCGGGGATCTGTGGGAATCGATGCTGAAACGGAACTACGGTGTGAAGGATTCCGGCGACCTGATTCCGGGCCATGGCGGCCTGCTTGACCGGGTCGACGGCTTGATGTTTGCCGTGATGTCGATCGCCGGGGCCCGGCTGATCTACCAGGCGGGGTGGGCGCATTGA
- the pyrH gene encoding UMP kinase encodes MGEQAFGIDLKTIDAVAADIAEVVRQGVELCLVIGGGNIFRGLSMAGKGMERASADYMGMLATVMNALAMQSALEKIGIETRVQSAIPMQAVCEPYIRRRAERHLEKGRVVIFAAGTGNPFFTTDTAAALRAAEMGCEALLKGTSVDGVYTADPKKVPDAKRYDRLTYLDVLSQDLKVMDASAISLMRENDIPIVVFSIRRPGAFLDVLTGQGVHTVIGARAG; translated from the coding sequence ATGGGCGAGCAGGCCTTCGGCATCGACCTGAAGACCATCGACGCGGTGGCGGCCGACATAGCCGAGGTGGTGCGCCAGGGGGTCGAGCTGTGCCTGGTGATCGGCGGCGGCAACATCTTCCGTGGGCTGTCCATGGCTGGCAAGGGCATGGAGCGGGCCAGCGCCGACTACATGGGCATGCTGGCCACGGTGATGAACGCCCTGGCCATGCAGAGCGCGCTGGAGAAGATCGGCATCGAGACCCGGGTCCAGTCGGCCATCCCCATGCAGGCGGTGTGCGAGCCCTATATCCGCCGCCGCGCCGAGCGCCACCTGGAGAAGGGCAGGGTGGTGATCTTCGCCGCCGGCACCGGCAACCCCTTCTTCACCACCGACACCGCCGCGGCCCTGCGCGCTGCCGAGATGGGCTGCGAGGCGCTGCTGAAGGGCACCAGCGTGGACGGGGTCTATACCGCCGACCCGAAAAAGGTCCCGGACGCCAAGCGCTATGACCGGCTGACCTATCTCGATGTCCTGTCACAAGACTTGAAGGTGATGGACGCATCGGCCATCAGTCTGATGCGTGAGAACGATATTCCGATCGTGGTGTTCTCGATCCGCCGGCCGGGCGCGTTTCTCGATGTCCTGACCGGCCAGGGCGTGCACACCGTGATCGGCGCCAGAGCGGGTTGA
- the frr gene encoding ribosome recycling factor has translation MATAEKPVLPRYRERMDKAVAALKEEFGSIRAGRASANLLDQVMVEAYGSTVPINQVAGVSVPDARSLTVSVWDRGVVVSVEKAIRNAGLGLNPVVEGQNLRVPIPPLTEERRKDLAKLAGKYTEQQKIAVRNIRRDANDHIKAAEKDGVIPQDEAKRMTDEVQKMTDDAVKRIDEALKTKEHEIMQV, from the coding sequence ATGGCTACAGCTGAAAAACCGGTCCTGCCGCGCTATCGCGAGCGCATGGACAAGGCCGTCGCGGCCCTGAAGGAAGAGTTCGGCTCCATCCGCGCCGGGCGTGCGTCGGCGAACCTGTTGGACCAGGTGATGGTCGAGGCCTACGGCTCGACCGTGCCGATCAACCAGGTCGCCGGCGTCAGCGTCCCCGACGCGCGCTCGCTGACCGTCAGCGTCTGGGACCGCGGGGTGGTGGTCTCGGTGGAGAAGGCGATCCGCAACGCCGGCCTGGGCCTGAACCCGGTGGTCGAGGGCCAGAACCTGCGGGTGCCGATTCCGCCGCTCACGGAGGAACGCCGCAAGGACCTCGCCAAGCTGGCCGGCAAATATACCGAGCAGCAGAAGATCGCCGTGCGCAACATCCGCCGCGACGCCAACGACCACATCAAGGCGGCGGAGAAGGACGGGGTCATCCCCCAGGACGAAGCCAAGCGGATGACCGACGAAGTGCAAAAGATGACCGACGATGCGGTCAAGCGCATCGACGAGGCCTTGAAAACCAAAGAGCATGAGATCATGCAGGTTTAG
- the bamA gene encoding outer membrane protein assembly factor BamA codes for MDLSTDRRTRVSRARAPGLALLLATTTLSGAVCGQALAQTAPAGPPPGAAPAPPAAVTPAPGAPLVPGAPAPANAVGEQSGVVERIVIQGNVRIEQDTILSYLPIQVGDRIGPAQIDLGVKTLFKTDLFSDVNIQLVGGELDVRVAENPIINQVVFEGNDNLKDDKLRDEVTVRPRGIFTKGKVQGDVQRIVELYRRSGRISVTVTPKIVELPQKRVDLIFEINEGPKSGITRINFIGNKQFSDNDLRGVVVTRESRIYRFLSSNDNYDPDRLDYDQEQLRKFYRNHGFYDFRIINTVAELAPDKNGFAVTYTIDEGPKYHFGKVKVETQLKKLNGAVLQQLLPIREGQLYEDKKIEDATDALTFAAGAAGFAFVDVEPHYTPNRQTRTVDLTFNVKEGPRVYIDRIDIVGNTRTLDPVIRRELQVTEGDAYNRVLVDRSKNQVKALGFFKDVDITQIPGSAPDRTGLQVKVTEQPTGELSFSAGYSSIDKLVLDLGVSERDFRGRGQDLRAEASIGSLRQQISVSFTEPRFLGRNLSAGSDLYVTKYDFSQYAGYNTASIGGALRLGFAVGSYSSLQLRYNLHSDDVQVDSSLCGNPPSVSPILCAERGHTITSLVGYTLRWDHRNDPFNPTRGFFTEFSQDFAGLGGSVKYVRSEAKGGWYHGFTPDWIFSATLNTGYIGGWGGSNVLVNDRFYVGGNDFRGFQIAGVGPRDTTPAYNQALGGKFKAVASLEQTFPDFLPEQYGIRTAFFTDVGTAGLLDAHDLRDPITHALEPRIRDNLAFRASAGISVWWKSPLGPIRIDLSDVLSKASYDRTENFRFSTSTRF; via the coding sequence ATGGATCTGTCCACAGACCGACGTACCCGTGTTTCGCGCGCGCGTGCGCCCGGTCTGGCCCTGCTGTTGGCGACCACCACCCTGTCGGGGGCTGTGTGCGGTCAGGCCCTGGCGCAGACCGCGCCGGCCGGCCCGCCGCCCGGCGCTGCGCCTGCGCCCCCGGCCGCCGTGACGCCTGCGCCCGGCGCTCCGCTGGTCCCCGGCGCCCCGGCCCCTGCGAACGCGGTCGGCGAACAGTCCGGCGTAGTCGAGCGCATCGTCATCCAGGGCAATGTCCGCATCGAGCAGGACACCATCCTGTCCTACCTGCCGATCCAGGTGGGCGACCGGATCGGGCCGGCCCAGATCGACCTGGGCGTCAAGACCCTGTTCAAGACCGACCTGTTCTCGGACGTCAACATCCAGCTGGTCGGTGGCGAGCTGGACGTGCGGGTGGCCGAGAACCCGATCATCAACCAGGTGGTGTTCGAGGGGAACGACAACCTCAAGGACGACAAGCTGCGCGACGAGGTGACCGTGCGCCCGCGCGGCATCTTCACCAAGGGCAAGGTGCAGGGCGACGTCCAGCGGATCGTCGAGCTCTATCGCCGCTCGGGCCGCATCTCGGTCACGGTGACGCCGAAGATCGTCGAGCTGCCGCAAAAGCGCGTCGACCTGATCTTCGAGATCAACGAAGGGCCGAAGAGCGGCATCACCCGCATCAACTTCATCGGCAACAAGCAGTTTTCCGACAACGACCTGCGCGGGGTGGTGGTCACGAGGGAAAGCCGAATCTACCGGTTCCTGTCTTCGAACGACAACTACGACCCGGACCGGCTGGACTACGACCAGGAACAGCTGCGGAAGTTCTACCGCAACCACGGCTTCTACGACTTCCGCATCATCAACACGGTCGCCGAGCTGGCGCCGGACAAGAACGGCTTTGCGGTCACCTACACGATCGACGAGGGGCCGAAATACCATTTCGGCAAGGTCAAGGTCGAAACCCAGCTGAAGAAGCTGAACGGCGCGGTGCTGCAGCAACTGCTGCCGATCCGCGAAGGCCAGCTCTATGAAGACAAGAAGATCGAGGACGCCACCGACGCCCTGACCTTCGCCGCCGGCGCCGCCGGCTTCGCCTTCGTCGATGTCGAGCCGCACTACACGCCCAACCGCCAGACCCGGACGGTGGACCTGACCTTCAACGTCAAGGAAGGCCCGCGCGTCTACATCGACCGTATCGACATCGTCGGCAACACCCGCACCCTGGACCCCGTGATCCGGCGCGAGCTGCAGGTGACCGAAGGCGACGCCTACAACCGCGTGCTGGTCGACCGCTCGAAGAACCAGGTCAAGGCCCTGGGCTTCTTCAAGGACGTCGACATCACCCAGATCCCGGGCAGCGCCCCGGACCGCACCGGCCTGCAGGTCAAGGTCACCGAACAGCCGACCGGCGAGCTGTCGTTCAGCGCCGGCTACAGCTCGATCGACAAGCTGGTGCTCGACCTGGGCGTCTCCGAGCGCGACTTCCGCGGCCGTGGTCAGGATCTGCGCGCCGAGGCTTCGATCGGCTCGCTGCGCCAACAGATCAGCGTGTCGTTCACCGAGCCACGGTTCCTGGGCCGCAACCTCAGCGCCGGCTCGGATCTCTATGTGACCAAGTACGACTTCAGCCAGTACGCCGGCTACAACACCGCCTCGATCGGCGGCGCCCTGCGCCTGGGCTTTGCGGTGGGGTCCTATTCGTCGCTGCAGCTGCGCTACAATCTGCACTCGGACGACGTGCAGGTGGATTCCAGCCTCTGCGGCAATCCGCCGTCAGTCTCGCCGATCCTCTGCGCCGAGCGCGGCCACACCATCACCTCGCTGGTGGGCTACACCCTGCGCTGGGACCACCGGAACGATCCGTTCAATCCGACCCGCGGCTTCTTCACCGAATTCTCGCAGGACTTCGCCGGCCTGGGCGGCTCGGTGAAGTATGTCCGCTCGGAGGCCAAGGGGGGCTGGTACCACGGCTTCACCCCGGACTGGATCTTCAGCGCCACCTTGAACACCGGCTATATCGGCGGCTGGGGCGGCTCGAACGTGCTGGTCAACGACCGCTTCTATGTCGGCGGCAACGATTTCCGCGGCTTCCAGATCGCCGGCGTCGGCCCGCGCGACACCACCCCGGCCTACAACCAGGCCCTGGGCGGCAAGTTCAAGGCGGTCGCCTCGCTGGAGCAGACCTTCCCCGACTTCCTGCCCGAGCAGTATGGGATCAGGACCGCGTTCTTCACCGACGTTGGTACGGCTGGCCTTTTGGACGCCCACGACCTGCGCGATCCGATCACCCACGCGCTCGAGCCCAGGATCAGGGACAACCTGGCTTTCCGGGCGTCGGCGGGCATCAGCGTCTGGTGGAAATCGCCGCTCGGCCCGATCCGGATCGACCTCAGCGACGTCCTGTCGAAGGCTTCCTACGACCGGACTGAAAACTTCCGTTTCTCCACTTCAACCAGGTTCTAG
- a CDS encoding cold-shock protein, whose translation MAQGTVKWFNATKGYGFIQPDDGGADVFVHISAVERAGLRSLNEGQKVGYELERDRKSGKMAAGGLQAL comes from the coding sequence ATGGCTCAAGGCACCGTTAAGTGGTTCAACGCCACCAAGGGTTATGGTTTCATTCAGCCGGATGACGGCGGCGCGGACGTGTTCGTGCATATCTCGGCCGTCGAGCGCGCTGGCCTGCGCAGCCTGAACGAAGGCCAAAAGGTTGGCTACGAACTGGAACGCGACCGCAAGAGCGGCAAGATGGCCGCGGGCGGTCTGCAAGCGCTCTGA
- the fabZ gene encoding 3-hydroxyacyl-ACP dehydratase FabZ, whose protein sequence is MNDQPPAETQTDIDIAEILRRIPHRYPFLLIDRAEDYRPNESIVGIKCVTVNEPFFAGHFPGNPVMPGVLILEAIAQTGGVLMSKSLDVDTEGKTILFMSLDNCRFRYPVRPGAVLRMIVEVVRHKGNVFKFRGRAMVGDKLAAESEFAAMVVETP, encoded by the coding sequence ATGAATGACCAGCCGCCGGCCGAGACCCAGACCGATATCGACATCGCCGAGATCCTGCGCCGGATCCCGCACCGCTATCCCTTCCTGCTGATCGATCGCGCGGAAGACTACCGGCCCAACGAGTCGATCGTCGGGATCAAGTGCGTGACCGTCAACGAGCCGTTTTTCGCCGGCCACTTTCCCGGTAACCCGGTGATGCCGGGCGTGCTGATCCTGGAGGCCATCGCCCAGACCGGGGGGGTCTTGATGTCAAAGTCTCTGGACGTGGACACCGAGGGCAAGACCATCCTGTTCATGTCGCTGGACAATTGCCGCTTCCGCTATCCGGTGCGGCCGGGGGCGGTGCTGCGCATGATCGTCGAGGTCGTGCGGCACAAGGGGAATGTGTTCAAGTTCCGCGGCCGGGCCATGGTCGGCGACAAGCTCGCCGCCGAGTCCGAGTTCGCGGCTATGGTTGTGGAGACCCCCTGA